In one Pyxidicoccus xibeiensis genomic region, the following are encoded:
- a CDS encoding sigma-70 family RNA polymerase sigma factor, translating to MALGEDRKVILEKYGPYVRSLAATVRKQFNAQLELDELVAYGQIGLLEAAERFDPKVGANFLTFAHYRIKGAIFDGLRKMGILRGSDARTAYAGERAAAYLGNLSDRESGTSNRGSSFDDDVNDISDAVAGLAMVFATSLEGADTQGYTDESLPVDVRMELEQTKNRVRAAIEKLPEKEKKLLQGYYFQGRTLEEAGAEIGQSKSWASRLHARAIDRLKELLNEEEELPPPPTDARRVSHGGSDDRGLRGTGGAAKAAGPGRPADEQAGSFEVRRSSR from the coding sequence TTGGCTCTGGGCGAAGACAGGAAGGTCATCCTCGAGAAGTACGGCCCCTACGTGCGGTCGCTGGCGGCGACCGTCCGCAAGCAGTTCAACGCCCAGCTCGAGCTGGACGAGCTGGTGGCGTACGGACAGATAGGCCTCCTGGAGGCCGCCGAGCGCTTCGACCCCAAGGTCGGGGCCAACTTCCTCACCTTTGCCCACTACCGCATCAAGGGTGCCATCTTCGATGGCCTGCGGAAGATGGGGATTCTGCGGGGTTCGGACGCGCGGACGGCGTACGCGGGAGAGCGGGCGGCGGCGTACCTGGGCAATTTGTCGGACCGCGAGTCGGGGACAAGCAACCGCGGCAGCTCATTCGACGATGATGTGAATGACATCTCGGATGCGGTGGCCGGGCTCGCCATGGTGTTCGCCACGAGCCTGGAAGGGGCGGACACGCAGGGCTACACCGACGAGTCGCTGCCGGTGGACGTCCGGATGGAGCTGGAGCAGACGAAGAATCGGGTGCGGGCGGCGATAGAGAAGCTCCCGGAGAAGGAGAAGAAGCTCCTTCAGGGGTACTACTTCCAGGGCAGGACGCTGGAAGAGGCGGGCGCGGAGATAGGGCAGTCGAAGAGCTGGGCGTCGCGGCTTCATGCGCGCGCCATCGACCGGCTCAAGGAACTCTTGAACGAGGAAGAGGAACTCCCTCCTCCTCCGACGGATGCAAGGAGGGTCTCACATGGCGGGTCCGATGACCGGGGTCTCCGCGGCACAGGTGGCGCAGCAAAAGCTGCAGGACCAGGGCGCCCAGCAGACGAACAAGCAGGGAGCTTCGAAGTTCGACGGAGTTCTCGCTGA